One part of the Bdellovibrio bacteriovorus genome encodes these proteins:
- a CDS encoding bestrophin family protein, which produces MVIRPKYNWFKMLLVWKGSVLPEILPRLIFIFILSALVIYFHGVFFSVKVSLNPTPFTLMGIALAIFLGFRNSAAYDRFWEGRKLWGALLNVSRSLSRQALTFTGLDANHAESRKFLQLIIAFAYCTKHQLRKTDATADLKRLVPQLANELSQAEYKAAILLRHLGQWVQDQKEAGRLDSITAGMFDKNLNDMSDIVGGCERIANTPIPYPYAVLLHRTVYIYCVLLPFGLMDSIGWMTPAICTFVAYTFMALDAIVNQIEEPFGTEDNDLALNQMCETIEFSVQEMRGEKVPHKKHEAGQFVFN; this is translated from the coding sequence ATGGTCATTCGGCCCAAATACAACTGGTTTAAAATGCTGCTGGTGTGGAAGGGTTCGGTTCTGCCCGAAATCCTGCCACGTCTGATTTTTATTTTCATTCTTTCAGCTCTGGTGATTTACTTCCATGGCGTATTCTTTTCGGTGAAGGTTTCACTGAATCCCACACCTTTTACTTTAATGGGGATCGCGCTGGCGATCTTTCTTGGCTTTCGCAATTCGGCGGCCTATGACCGCTTCTGGGAGGGTCGCAAGCTGTGGGGAGCCCTGCTGAATGTGTCCCGTTCCTTAAGCCGGCAGGCGCTGACATTCACAGGTCTTGACGCCAATCACGCGGAAAGCCGCAAGTTTCTTCAGTTGATCATCGCTTTTGCCTATTGCACAAAACACCAGTTGCGAAAAACAGACGCCACCGCCGATCTGAAACGCCTGGTTCCCCAGTTGGCCAACGAATTGTCACAGGCTGAATACAAGGCGGCGATCCTGCTTCGTCATCTGGGACAGTGGGTTCAGGATCAAAAAGAGGCCGGACGACTGGACAGCATCACGGCCGGGATGTTTGATAAGAATCTGAATGACATGTCGGACATTGTCGGGGGATGCGAGCGCATTGCCAACACGCCCATTCCTTATCCTTACGCTGTGCTTTTGCACCGCACTGTCTACATTTACTGTGTGCTTTTGCCCTTTGGACTGATGGACAGCATTGGCTGGATGACCCCGGCGATCTGCACCTTTGTGGCTTATACGTTCATGGCTTTGGATGCGATCGTGAATCAGATCGAAGAGCCCTTTGGCACCGAAGACAATGATCTGGCATTAAATCAGATGTGTGAAACCATAGAATTCAGCGTGCAGGAAATGCGCGGAGAAAAAGTGCCCCACAAAAAGCACGAGGCCGGTCAGTTCGTGTTCAACTGA
- a CDS encoding YceI family protein, which produces MFKTVFAAFVLVAAAHAQAADVYKIDTKASTVAWKGTKKMGDAHNGGISVKEGQVTVDKGQLTGGNVVVDMTTITNEDVKDAGYNKKLVGHLSTEDFFNAGKFPTSTFKITSVTPSKNKGEVLVKGDFTMIGGTHPIEFPAKVTVDKGVATGEAVVKIDRTKWGLKYGSGNFFKELAGDKIINDEFELTLKLVAKK; this is translated from the coding sequence ATGTTTAAAACTGTTTTTGCTGCGTTCGTATTGGTAGCTGCTGCTCATGCACAAGCGGCAGATGTTTATAAAATTGATACTAAGGCCAGCACTGTGGCATGGAAAGGCACCAAAAAAATGGGCGACGCCCACAATGGTGGCATTTCTGTAAAAGAAGGCCAGGTGACGGTTGATAAAGGTCAATTGACGGGTGGTAACGTGGTTGTTGATATGACGACGATTACAAACGAAGACGTGAAAGATGCAGGCTACAACAAAAAGCTTGTAGGTCACTTGTCCACTGAAGATTTCTTCAACGCAGGCAAGTTCCCGACGTCCACTTTCAAAATCACTTCCGTAACTCCATCCAAAAACAAAGGTGAAGTTCTGGTAAAAGGTGATTTCACAATGATCGGTGGCACACACCCGATTGAGTTCCCTGCGAAAGTGACTGTTGATAAAGGTGTTGCAACTGGTGAAGCTGTTGTGAAAATCGACCGCACTAAATGGGGTCTGAAATACGGTTCTGGCAACTTCTTCAAAGAACTTGCTGGTGACAAAATCATCAACGACGAGTTCGAACTGACTTTGAAACTTGTTGCGAAAAAATAG